The Zygotorulaspora mrakii chromosome 6, complete sequence genome includes the window TTTGAGTTTAGGTCTGAAGAGCTAAGAACACTTgtgttgaagaaaagtaaTGTCAACTAGGCCAATTTCTGAGACCATTGCATCTTTCATTCGATCATCAACGAGGATCAAAAGACTTGGGATTTCCAAATCACCTGTTGTAGATACACGTTGCAgaatttctgaaaaagatgtgtCGAATGTTTCAGCCGCACCTACAGCACTGTCGatgtttgaaattgtaCGCCGGCTACCCAATATGTTTCCAAGAAGTCTAGCTGCATCgttcaaagattttaaTGATATCAGAACTCATGGTGATGAAATGTTCCAGCAAGAATTATTAATGACGCTCCCATTTTATGGAAAAGATAACTCATCGAAAATGGCCGaaataataaaaacaaatgtAGATACCGAAGGAAATTATATCAACGAGTTTTGTATCATACCTAGGTCTGCTGCTCATGAGCCGCCTCTAAACTTGAAAcatctcattttcattcatgGCTATGGTGCTGGTTTGggttttttcttgaaaaatcttgagaATATTCCACTATTAGATGATAAATGGTGCATTCATGCAAGATTTGCCTGGATACGGATTCTCTTCCCGTTCGAGATTCCCATATCATTATCCCACAAGCATCGTAAGCGACGTTCAAGATTGGtttcatcaaaaactcTACAGGTGGTTCGAGAAAAGAGGACTCCTGATGAATCCGGAAAACAACCTAATTATGGCACATTCTTTAGGTGCATATTTGATGTGTCTTTACGCTGCGAAGTATCCTGACCACTTTAAAAAGATCATAATGTGTTCACCTGCTGGAGTATGTCATTCCaatttgaacaaaaaacTAGGAAATACACGTATTCCCTGGTGGTATACTAAACTTTGGGATAGAAACATATCACCGTTTAGCTTGGTGAGAAACGCGTCACAATTAGGGTCCAAAATCACTAGTGGCTGGACATACAGCAGATTTAGCAAAGTTTTAAGTGAGGGAACTCCTCTTAGTGTACAGCAGTTTGAAGCATTGCACAGATATGCgtattcaatttttaacCAACCTGGATCTGGTGAGTATTTGCTTAGTTTTGTATTGAGATGTGGTGGTTCTCCTAGAATTTCGTTGGaagatcaaattttcaaagactGCAATAACGGAATTTATCAAAGCAATTGTGAATGGCTATGGATGTATGGAGAAACTGATTGGATGGATATAACAGGAGGATTTCGTGTATCTGATATGCTGAACCGATATTCAAATAAAGAACGGAGCCACGTTTGCATAGTTCCAAACTCAGGGCATCATTTGTACTTTGATAATTACAACTACTTCAATGAAGTGCTTATCAACgaaatgaaaagtatgTAGTAGATGTTAGTTATAGGCAaccatttcttttctcaaaagttcttatttcactttctcgttttttctgaatttcATGATTTGATTACataaatattaaaaattaTTAGCCTCAATTCACCCCGTTGGCGTTAAGGAAACTAACGAGGGATGATTGAAATACATAGTGCTTTGTTAAAACTTATTCATGAGAGAACGGCAGTAATTAGCTGTAAGAAACTGTAGCACAGCTGAAAATCTCACCTTTTTCCATTGAATTTTACAAAACCGTTGTGCTTGGATTATTTTTATGCACAAATAAGGGCATTTCACATATGACTGAACTTTGAACGATCAGGATACTTGGCTCATcagattttctttttttaacatctttttgttttggtCGAAATTTCTGTTGTTT containing:
- the CLD1 gene encoding carboxylic ester hydrolase, whose translation is MINGAFMQDLPGYGFSSRSRFPYHYPTSIVSDVQDWFHQKLYRWFEKRGLLMNPENNLIMAHSLGAYLMCLYAAKYPDHFKKIIMCSPAGVCHSNLNKKLGNTRIPWWYTKLWDRNISPFSLVRNASQLGSKITSGWTYSRFSKVLSEGTPLSVQQFEALHRYAYSIFNQPGSGEYLLSFVLRCGGSPRISLEDQIFKDCNNGIYQSNCEWLWMYGETDWMDITGGFRVSDMLNRYSNKERSHVCIVPNSGHHLYFDNYNYFNEVLINEMKSM